The Mycobacterium riyadhense sequence GCTCGGTCAGCCGATAGGCCGCGCCGAGGCCGGAGATGCCGGCGCCGACGATCACGACGTCGACGTAGTCGGCATCTTGTGGAGTCACGTCACCAGACTAGGCAGGCTCAATCAACACGTCGACGTGCAGGGGCGCGCACCGGTCGATGAGCCAGATCTGGTCTGCCGGGCTGGCGAAGATGCGCGCGTGGGTCGGGTCTTGGATGAACGCTGGGCTTCTTTCGCCGGCGCATCTGTCACCGAAGAAGACGTATGCTTTCGCGTCATTGCACATCCGGGACATCCAGACCAGCCCGTCCAACCCGACACTGTGGGCAGCCTCGGCCCACCGCACGGTCGCGCGATAGCTCGACGCCGGGCCGGCCGTCAGCTCACCGGCGGTGACCTTGAGGCGGCGCAGGCCCGTGCCGTGCAGGATCCCGACGCGCAGCGTGCGTGTCACCTTCAGCCGGACCAGCACCTTGCTCGCGTACTGGTCGTAGGGCAGGGCGCCGCCCTCGACGGGAATGTCGTGCAGCAGTGTTTCGGCGATGGCGGCGTCTTCGGTTTCGGCGGCATACAGGATGGGCACCACGGGGTCGCCGAAGAAGCCGAAGCGGGTCGGGGCGCCGAAGCCGGGATTGAAATCGGTGGCGGTGCGGGTCGCCGACAGCACGCGGTAGAGCAAATGGCCGGGCGGCAGGGTAGCGGTGGCCGGGTCGAACGGGTCTGGAGGCCGCCGCACTGGCCCTCTTACCAAGAGACGGCCATCGCCTCCGCCGCCACCGCGACAACCCGGTCCGGGTCGGTGGCCAGGTGGTCCACGGGGCGTTCGCCATCGAAGTAGGTAGTGGGCGAGCAGAGCCATTGCACCAGGCCCGCCTCTGACCAGCCGCTGGAATCGGCAACCTCACGCAGCCGGGCGATGACGGCCAGCGGCTTTCCGTCGGGCCCGAACTGGAACCCCGGGTAGGCGAGGTAGTTGCCCTGGCGGACGGCGACCAGCGCGTTGTTGCGGTGGGCGGTGGTGGCCAGGTTGCGGGGTGCGCTCGATCGCGACCCCATCCGTTTGCCCGCTTCGGTGCTGGTCAGCATGCCGAACTCGGTCTCGATGCGCGCGTAGAGGTTCTGCGCGGCTTGTACCGCTCGCGCGACGGCGGGTTCGGTGTACACCGTGACCGACGACAGCGCGATGCCGACGGCGTGCGCGCTTTCCCGCAGGCGCCGGTTCGCCGCGTCCAGCTCGGCGACCGTTGTCTTCACGGGTAATCCTCCATTCGGTTCGTGCAGTCCAGTTTAATGCATGAACCGAACGCTACCGGTAGTTCACGAACTGCAACGCGACATCGAGGTCGGCCTTCTTCAGCATCGAGATGACGGCCTGTAGGTCGTCGCGCTTCTTGCTGGTGACGCGGATCTCGTCGCCCTGGATCTGTGTCTTGACGGTCTTGGGTCCCTCGTCGCGGATGAGCTTGGTGATCTTCTTGGCGTTCTCGCTGCTGATGCCTTGCTTGATGGTGCCAGTGACCTTGTAGGTCTTGCCGGAGGCCTGCGGATCGCCGGCGTCGAAGGCCTTCATCGAGATGTCGCGCCGGATCAGCTTTTCCTTGAATACATCGACCGCGGCCTTGACGCGCTCCTCGGTGGACGAGGTCAGCTCGACGGCCTCGTCGCCCTTCCAGGCGATTTTGGTGTCGGTGCCGCGGAAATCGAACCGCGTGGCCAGCTCCTTGGCGGCCTGATTGAGCGCGTTATCGACTTCCTGGTGGTCGACCTTGCTGACGATGTCGAACGATGAGTCCGCCATGCGATAGCCCTTCCTCGTTGGTGCTAGCCGTTTGTGCTCTGTCTACCCGTTCGTTGTAACCTGCTAGGCGGCAGGTTGCCCGAGCGGCCAATGGGAGCGGACTGTAAATCCGTCGCGAAAGCTACACAGGTTCGAATCCTGTACCTGCCACCACGAGGTCAGCGGGTGTTTTTGACTACCGCAACAGCTTTGAGCTATGCGGTCGTCCGCAGAATCAAGCTCAACGTCTAGAGCGCCGGAACAACGTGCGGTCCACCGTTTCCGGCGGCTCCGAGCACGAGCGCGGGTATCGACTCGAACGGGGAAAGCGCCCGTTCGGTCGGTCGAATTGGCTCACACCCCAGGCGTCAAATCATCGACAGTGACGACGACGTCTCTCGTGACCGCCGGCCTGGTTTCGTCGGTGGCGCGACCGTGGTGGCGATGCCGCCGGTTGCTAAGACATTTCATTCGCCTCGTTTGCGGCATAGAGACCGGGCGACTCGGCTGTTGGTGCGGCCACACGATGACCGCCGATCACCGCCAGGCATGAGTATTTGGCTACTTGTTTCCTGCGCCTCGTCCCGACCGTCAGTCGGCGAGTTACGAGTTCTCGACTATGCCAACCCGGCTATCCCGTCCAGCCCGAGTAACAACCCGCCGGTGCCGCCGGAGCCGGGGGTGCCCGGCATGGCGCCGAACCCACCGTTGCCGCCGTTGCCGCCGTTGCCGATCAAGTCGGCGTTGCCGCCCTTGCCGCCGGCTCCACCGGCGGTGTTACCGATGCCGCCGGCGCCGCCGTTACCGCCGTTACCGATCAGTCCGCCGTTGCCGCCGTTACCACCGGCACCTCCGGCCGCGTTCGCACCAGCCGCGCCGACGCCCCCGGCACCTCCGGCGCCGATGAACGCGCCGGCGTTGCCGCCGTTCCCGCCGGCCCCGCCGGATAGGCCAAAGACGGGATCGGTGGCGCCGCCGGTGCCGCCGGCCCCTGCGGCAGCGAAGAGCCCGGTGCCGCCGATCCCGCCGTTCCCACCGACCTTGCCGCCGAATCCGCCGGCACCGCCGGTCCCGCCCGCGCCGTAGAACATGCCGGCATTGCCGCCGGCACCGCCGGTTCCGCCGTTGTTGGCGCCGGATCCGCCGGCGCCGCCGGCGCCACCGGCGCCGAACATCCCGGTGCCACCAGCCCCACCGCTGCCGCCGTTGCCAGTAGTGCTGGTGCCCGTCCCGCCGCTGCCGCCGGTCCCGCCGTCGGCGAACATCCCGGTGCCGCCAATCCCTCCAGATCCGCCGGAACTACCGCCCGTCCCCCCGGTGCCACCGCCGCCGCCGGCAGCAAAAATTCCGGTGCCGCCCGCCCCACCCGGTCCGCCCAGGCCGAGTGAGCCGCTGCCCCCGTGGCCGCCGGCCCCGCCGGCACCGCCGGGAGCGAACAGCCCGGTGCCGCCAACGCCGCCTCCGCCGCCCTCGCTTCCTCCCGCGCCGCCGATGCCGCCGGGGCCGCCGGGAGCGAATAGCCCGGTGCCGCCGGCCCCGCCGGTTCCGCCGGAACCTGCGCCGCCTCCGCCGGTACCGCCCGCGCCGCCGGGAGCGAACAGCCCGGTGCCACCAATGCCGCCGGCGCCGCCGGCGATGCCGGCCCCACCGGCGCCGCCAGCACCGCCGGTCCCGAACAGCCCACCAGCCCCGCCAGCGCCGCCGTCGAGCCCGTTCCCGCCGCCGCCCGTTCCGCCGGTGCCGCCGGCCCCGCCATTGCCGAACAGTCCGGCGGCCCCGCCGTTGCCACCCCGCTGGCCGGGCGCTCCCGAGCCGCCGGCCCCGCCGTTGCCGAACAACAGCCCGCCGTCCCCGCCGTTTGCCCCGGTGCCGGGGGCGCCGTTGGCGCCGTTGCCGATCAGCGGGCGCCCCAGCAGGGCCTGGGTGGGTGCGTTGATCTCGTTGAGCAGCTGCTGGCTCGCGGCCTCGGCGGTGGCATACGAGCCCGCACCAGCGGTCAAGGTCTGCACGAACTGGGCATGAAACGCCGCCGCCTGGGTGCTGACGGTCTGATATCCCTGGCCGTGGGCGGAAAAGAGCGCGGCGATGGCCGCCGACACCTCATCCTGCGCGGCGGCCAGCAGTTCTGTGGTCTGGGCCGCCGCGGTCGCGTTGGCAACGCTGAGTGCCGAGGCGATACCGGTCAAATCCGAAGCGGCCGCGACCAGTGTGTCCGGCACCGCGATAACGAACGACATTCGGGACCTCTCTACGAGTCATGGCCTGACCGTCATGACAGTTGGCTTCACACCAGACCGCCGCTGGTCTGTGAGTTTTGGAGAAAATCGGCGTTCTTGCTGACCTGAAAAGTGGACTGCCGCAATGGCCTTCGACCGGTCGGCTCAGCCGGCTTTGTCGCGTGCTGTCGTCAGCGCTGTGGTACCGACGGCGCAGGCGGGATGTTCTGGTTGATGCGAAATACGTTGTGCGGATCGTATTCAGCTTTGATCTCGCTGAGCCGGCGGTAGTTCGGACCGTAGGTGGCGCGGACCCGCTCCTGCCCCTCGTCCATCATGAAGTTCACATAGGCGCCGCCCGCAGAGTATGGGTGGGTGGCGTCCCAGTAGCCCACCGTCCACCGCTTCAACGCCTCCGCGTTGTCCGGGTCCGGATCAACCCCCGCGATGACCTGTGAAAAGTTGACGTCTCGGTAGGCCCACGCGGTGTCGGTTTGCCCCACCCGATGGACCGCGCCGTCGATCGGATACAGATGCATCGTGGAGTGCATGCTCGGCAGTTCTTCGCTGAAGCGGGCATGGGCCTCGACGGCGCCGTCGGCGACGGTCCGGAAGAAGTCGCCGCGCCAATACCATTGCAATCCCTTCGGATACAGGGCATCAAACGTGGACTGCAGCGCCGGGTAAGGGGCCACACCGAGGCCGTCGAAGGCCGGCTCCATCTGCCGCACCGGCGCGAATGCCTCTTTGGCACCTGCCGGATCGCCGATGTAGCACCAGACCACCGCGCACGCCTTGTGCAGGTGGAAGGCCTCCGGGAAGGGTGGCGCCGGTGGGACCGTCATCGTCGCGAAGAACCCGTACAGATCCTCGTCTTGAGCCGGGATGAAATCCCGGAACCAGCCGAGAATGTCGGCAGTGGCCGACACCGGCCACGCCGTGGGGCCGCAGATCACTGTGTGCACGGGATGCAAGCGGAACGTAAACGAGGTGACCACGCCGAAGTTGCCACCGCCGCCGCGCAGCGCCCAGAACAGGTCTGAGTGTTCGGATTCAGACGCCGTCACCACGCGGCCGTCGGCCAGCACCACCTCGGCCTCCAGTAGGTTGTCGACGGTCAGGCCATGCTTGCGGGACAGATATCCGTGTCCACCACCCAAAGTGAGACCCCCGACGCCGGTGGTGGAGATGATGCCGGCCGGTGTCGCCAGACCGTGTGCGTGGGTCGCGGCGTCCACCTGACCCCACGTCGCGCCGCCTTGGACCCGAACGGTGCGCCGGTCGGGGTCCACGTCGATCCGGTTCATTGGCGACAGGTCGATGACGATGCCGCCCTCGACGGTGCCGAAGCCGGGACCGTTGTGGCCGCCCCCGCGGACGGCGATCGCTAGGTTCGACGTTTGCCCGAATTCCAGCGCACCCGCGATGTCGGCGGCGGATCCGCACCGCGCTATCACCGCCGGCCGCTTGTCGATCATCGCGTTGTGCAGCGCTCTGGCTTCGTCGTATCCCGGGTCGTCGGGCAGGATTACCTGCCCACCCAGCCGAGTACGCAGTTCGTCGGTTGCGGTCACCATGCGAGTCATCATGCTCTGAAGCTATGCGGCGAGGTAGGGGCCCGTCATGACCACAACGAGGCATTTGCCAACGCCCGCCGATAGTCAGATCTGACTATCGACCAGCCAGCGGCGCCGCGGCTACGTTGACATCATGGCGCAGTGGGTGCCGCCGCCGCTTCCCGCAGAACTGACCGCCCGTCGCGGCGGTCCACTGGTGGGTCGCGCCGCCGAGCTCGCGGCTTTCGAGCAGGCCTGGGAACGGGTCGAAGGCGGCAACCGGCAAGCGGTGTTCGTCGGCGGTGAGCCCGGAGCCGGTAAGACACGCCTGGCCGCCGAGGTGGCCGGGAAACTGGCCGATCACGGTGTCGCGGTGCTCGTCGGGAGCTCCACGGCCGATGCGAACGTCCCGTACGCACCGTTCGCCGAGGCGCTGGATCGTCTGCTGATCGCGACACCGCCGGGTTCGCTGGCGGACGCGCTGGCGGACGCGGGACCACAACTGCGGCGGTTGACAACCCAGGTGGATCGGCATCTGCCCGGCACCGGCCCGGCCGA is a genomic window containing:
- a CDS encoding RES family NAD+ phosphorylase yields the protein MLYRVLSATRTATDFNPGFGAPTRFGFFGDPVVPILYAAETEDAAIAETLLHDIPVEGGALPYDQYASKVLVRLKVTRTLRVGILHGTGLRRLKVTAGELTAGPASSYRATVRWAEAAHSVGLDGLVWMSRMCNDAKAYVFFGDRCAGERSPAFIQDPTHARIFASPADQIWLIDRCAPLHVDVLIEPA
- a CDS encoding PE family protein, whose protein sequence is MSFVIAVPDTLVAAASDLTGIASALSVANATAAAQTTELLAAAQDEVSAAIAALFSAHGQGYQTVSTQAAAFHAQFVQTLTAGAGSYATAEAASQQLLNEINAPTQALLGRPLIGNGANGAPGTGANGGDGGLLFGNGGAGGSGAPGQRGGNGGAAGLFGNGGAGGTGGTGGGGNGLDGGAGGAGGLFGTGGAGGAGGAGIAGGAGGIGGTGLFAPGGAGGTGGGGAGSGGTGGAGGTGLFAPGGPGGIGGAGGSEGGGGGVGGTGLFAPGGAGGAGGHGGSGSLGLGGPGGAGGTGIFAAGGGGGTGGTGGSSGGSGGIGGTGMFADGGTGGSGGTGTSTTGNGGSGGAGGTGMFGAGGAGGAGGSGANNGGTGGAGGNAGMFYGAGGTGGAGGFGGKVGGNGGIGGTGLFAAAGAGGTGGATDPVFGLSGGAGGNGGNAGAFIGAGGAGGVGAAGANAAGGAGGNGGNGGLIGNGGNGGAGGIGNTAGGAGGKGGNADLIGNGGNGGNGGFGAMPGTPGSGGTGGLLLGLDGIAGLA
- a CDS encoding YajQ family cyclic di-GMP-binding protein yields the protein MADSSFDIVSKVDHQEVDNALNQAAKELATRFDFRGTDTKIAWKGDEAVELTSSTEERVKAAVDVFKEKLIRRDISMKAFDAGDPQASGKTYKVTGTIKQGISSENAKKITKLIRDEGPKTVKTQIQGDEIRVTSKKRDDLQAVISMLKKADLDVALQFVNYR
- a CDS encoding FAD-binding oxidoreductase, which codes for MMTRMVTATDELRTRLGGQVILPDDPGYDEARALHNAMIDKRPAVIARCGSAADIAGALEFGQTSNLAIAVRGGGHNGPGFGTVEGGIVIDLSPMNRIDVDPDRRTVRVQGGATWGQVDAATHAHGLATPAGIISTTGVGGLTLGGGHGYLSRKHGLTVDNLLEAEVVLADGRVVTASESEHSDLFWALRGGGGNFGVVTSFTFRLHPVHTVICGPTAWPVSATADILGWFRDFIPAQDEDLYGFFATMTVPPAPPFPEAFHLHKACAVVWCYIGDPAGAKEAFAPVRQMEPAFDGLGVAPYPALQSTFDALYPKGLQWYWRGDFFRTVADGAVEAHARFSEELPSMHSTMHLYPIDGAVHRVGQTDTAWAYRDVNFSQVIAGVDPDPDNAEALKRWTVGYWDATHPYSAGGAYVNFMMDEGQERVRATYGPNYRRLSEIKAEYDPHNVFRINQNIPPAPSVPQR